A section of the Agromyces aurantiacus genome encodes:
- a CDS encoding VWA domain-containing protein, with translation MGRHSVAAPAKTPSRRFILSVVAGVAVIGLVATGVYLWVGGHLNPLFASAEEPACETVEPLVVVADPSIASSVIELADDFDASPKRCVEIDVRAQDSADTTAALAAGTLDADAWIPDSSVWIERTNTTATSLGLGEPDIVVGPSIASSPIVFAAPADAAQEIATEPVSWARILAGQLPALLPDPEASAASLASLLALKGQSSPDDPRQFAGAMIALGKSIPANADAAMATLSSAAQPTVVLTSESRVVAHNTDSTAEPLVAAYPQEGTVALDYPFVRIGDAEGEQLDAFEAALQKATEHFAEAGFRAPDGSGELDAPGVAGNAPRAQTELDHAAEIEILRAWSVLTLRSRMLAVIDVSGSMEEPAGNGLRRIDIFQQAAVDAMSKFSGEAELGVWIFSTARNGDLDYEDLAPIAPLADSGHTQQIQQIIGSLPSRLGGATGLYDSTLAAVKKVREDYDPDKVNSVLVITDGKNEDENGISLDQLLAELKKMDDPSKPVAVIMIGFGPDTDLQAMQKIAEATKGGAYSAVKPEDLGTVLVDALSQRTCRPDCG, from the coding sequence GTGGGACGTCACAGCGTCGCGGCTCCGGCGAAGACGCCGAGCCGCCGATTCATCCTGTCCGTCGTCGCAGGCGTCGCGGTGATCGGGCTGGTCGCCACCGGGGTGTACCTCTGGGTCGGCGGTCACCTGAACCCGCTGTTCGCCTCGGCCGAGGAACCGGCGTGCGAGACCGTCGAGCCGCTCGTGGTGGTCGCCGACCCGTCGATCGCGTCCTCGGTGATCGAGCTCGCCGACGACTTCGACGCGAGCCCGAAGCGCTGCGTCGAGATCGACGTCCGCGCCCAGGACTCGGCCGACACGACGGCGGCCCTGGCAGCCGGCACGCTCGACGCCGACGCCTGGATCCCCGACTCCTCGGTGTGGATCGAGCGCACCAACACCACGGCCACCTCGCTGGGGCTCGGCGAGCCCGACATCGTGGTCGGCCCATCCATCGCGAGCTCGCCGATCGTCTTCGCGGCCCCGGCCGACGCGGCCCAGGAGATCGCGACGGAGCCCGTCAGCTGGGCGCGCATCCTCGCCGGCCAGCTGCCCGCGCTCCTGCCCGACCCCGAGGCGTCGGCCGCGAGCCTCGCGAGCCTGCTCGCGCTGAAGGGCCAGTCCTCGCCCGACGACCCGCGCCAGTTCGCGGGCGCGATGATCGCGCTCGGCAAGTCGATCCCCGCGAACGCCGATGCCGCGATGGCCACGCTGTCCTCGGCCGCCCAGCCCACCGTCGTGCTCACGAGCGAGTCGCGCGTGGTCGCGCACAACACCGACTCCACCGCCGAGCCCCTCGTCGCCGCCTACCCCCAGGAGGGCACGGTCGCACTCGACTACCCGTTCGTGCGGATCGGCGATGCCGAGGGCGAGCAGCTCGACGCGTTCGAGGCGGCCCTGCAGAAGGCCACGGAGCACTTCGCCGAGGCCGGCTTCCGCGCGCCCGACGGCAGCGGCGAGCTCGACGCCCCCGGCGTCGCCGGCAATGCCCCGCGTGCGCAGACCGAGCTCGACCACGCGGCCGAGATCGAGATCCTCCGTGCCTGGTCCGTGCTGACCCTGCGTTCGCGCATGCTCGCGGTGATCGACGTGTCGGGATCGATGGAGGAGCCCGCCGGCAACGGACTGCGGCGCATCGACATCTTCCAGCAGGCCGCGGTCGACGCCATGTCGAAGTTCTCCGGCGAGGCCGAGCTCGGCGTCTGGATCTTCTCGACCGCCCGCAACGGCGACCTCGACTACGAGGACCTCGCCCCCATCGCGCCGCTCGCCGACTCGGGACACACCCAGCAGATCCAGCAGATCATCGGGTCGCTGCCCTCGCGGCTCGGCGGTGCCACGGGCCTCTACGACTCCACCCTCGCCGCCGTGAAGAAGGTCCGCGAGGACTACGACCCCGACAAGGTCAACTCCGTGCTCGTCATCACCGACGGCAAGAACGAGGACGAGAACGGCATCAGCCTCGACCAGCTGCTCGCCGAGCTGAAGAAGATGGACGACCCCTCCAAGCCGGTCGCGGTCATCATGATCGGCTTCGGGCCCGACACCGACCTGCAGGCGATGCAGAAGATCGCGGAGGCCACGAAGGGCGGCGCCTACTCGGCCGTGAAGCCCGAGGACCTCGGGACCGTGCTGGTCGACGCCCTGTCGCAGCGGACCTGCCGCCCCGACTGCGGCTGA
- a CDS encoding phosphoribosyltransferase gives MSRFADRRDAGRRLAEELGDRRAVDPVVLGLPRGGVPVADEVARALDAPLDVLVVRKLGLPSQPEVAMGAIGEEGAEVVNDDVVGLGRVTRSDFAAVERRERAELEARVRRFRRDRPPLPLAGRTVIVVDDGVATGATARVACRVARARGAARVILAVPVGAPDALATIPEADEIVAVSAPASFMAVGMHYLDFRQTEDAEVTAILDAAHGHGA, from the coding sequence ATGAGCCGGTTCGCGGATCGGCGCGACGCGGGCCGGCGGCTCGCGGAGGAGCTGGGCGACCGCCGGGCCGTCGATCCGGTGGTCCTCGGACTGCCGCGCGGCGGCGTGCCCGTGGCCGACGAGGTGGCGCGCGCCCTCGATGCGCCGCTCGACGTGCTCGTCGTGCGCAAGCTCGGCCTGCCCTCGCAGCCCGAGGTCGCGATGGGGGCGATCGGCGAGGAGGGCGCCGAGGTCGTCAACGACGACGTCGTGGGGCTCGGCCGCGTGACCCGCTCCGACTTCGCGGCCGTCGAGCGACGCGAACGCGCGGAGCTCGAGGCGCGCGTGCGCCGGTTCCGGCGGGACCGCCCGCCGCTGCCCCTCGCCGGCCGCACGGTCATCGTCGTCGACGACGGGGTCGCGACCGGCGCGACGGCGCGCGTGGCCTGCCGCGTCGCCCGCGCGCGCGGCGCCGCCCGCGTGATCCTCGCCGTTCCGGTCGGCGCCCCGGATGCCCTGGCGACGATTCCGGAGGCCGACGAGATCGTCGCGGTGAGCGCCCCAGCGTCCTTCATGGCGGTCGGCATGCACTACCTCGATTTCCGCCAGACCGAGGACGCCGAGGTCACCGCGATCCTCGACGCCGCGCACGGTCACGGCGCCTAA
- a CDS encoding LON peptidase substrate-binding domain-containing protein produces MEAFAMFPLGSVLFPHMPLALRVFEERYLVMMTRVLADPPPEFGVVLIESGREAAGSEPQRRFGFGTVARVTELGTADGELAVVALGDRRIEVLEWLDDDPHPAAVVRELPELEWDESLEPLREQAELVVRRTIARAAEFVDLPWDADVTLSSDPVESSWQLAGIAPLTQLDQFALLRSRSLRDLLAHLVEFTVAAGEVLTAAWPDGDALDDELAALDAEERGGSGPGPGPADGGAGGDADGPADGHEDDDAADPPQTPRA; encoded by the coding sequence ATGGAGGCGTTCGCGATGTTCCCCCTCGGCAGCGTGCTGTTCCCGCACATGCCGCTCGCGCTGCGTGTCTTCGAGGAGCGCTACCTCGTCATGATGACGCGCGTGCTCGCCGACCCGCCGCCCGAGTTCGGCGTGGTGCTCATCGAGAGCGGTCGCGAGGCGGCCGGCTCCGAACCTCAGCGCCGGTTCGGCTTCGGCACCGTCGCGCGCGTCACCGAACTCGGCACCGCCGATGGCGAGCTCGCCGTCGTCGCGCTCGGCGACCGGCGCATCGAGGTCCTCGAGTGGCTCGACGACGACCCGCATCCGGCCGCGGTCGTGCGCGAGCTCCCAGAGTTGGAATGGGACGAGTCGCTCGAGCCGTTGCGCGAGCAGGCCGAACTCGTCGTGCGACGCACGATCGCGCGCGCCGCGGAGTTCGTCGACCTCCCCTGGGACGCCGACGTGACGCTGAGCAGCGACCCAGTCGAATCGTCATGGCAGCTGGCGGGGATCGCGCCGCTCACGCAGCTCGACCAGTTCGCGCTGCTGCGCTCCCGGAGCCTGCGCGACCTGCTCGCGCACCTGGTCGAGTTCACGGTCGCGGCGGGCGAGGTGCTCACGGCGGCGTGGCCGGACGGCGACGCGCTCGACGACGAACTCGCGGCCCTGGACGCCGAGGAGCGCGGCGGTTCCGGCCCCGGCCCCGGCCCCGCGGACGGTGGCGCGGGTGGCGACGCCGATGGCCCCGCCGACGGCCACGAGGACGACGACGCGGCCGATCCGCCTCAGACGCCGCGCGCGTGA
- a CDS encoding Fpg/Nei family DNA glycosylase, which translates to MPEMPEVEALAEFLGERAVGRAVSSARVAAIAALKTFDPPLHAIEGGPITAVRRHGKFLDLEIGAPAGTTSPASDAEAPLHLVFHLARAGWLRWYDELPTTVLRPGKSPIALRVRLDDGAGFDLTEAGTKKSLAVYVVRDPGEVPGIARLGPDPMADAFTEHDFAGILAGRRTQLKGLLRDQSVLAGIGNAYSDEILHAAKMSPYKLASALDAEEVSRLYAAMRDTLREALDEASGKPAAELKDAKRRRLRVHGRMGEACPVCGDTIRQVEFHDSTFQYCPTCQTGGKPLADRVRSRLLK; encoded by the coding sequence GTGCCCGAGATGCCCGAGGTCGAGGCGCTCGCCGAGTTCCTGGGCGAACGCGCGGTCGGCCGCGCCGTCTCATCGGCGCGCGTCGCGGCGATCGCGGCGCTGAAGACCTTCGACCCGCCGCTGCACGCGATCGAAGGCGGGCCGATCACCGCCGTCCGGCGGCACGGCAAGTTCCTCGACCTCGAGATCGGCGCGCCTGCCGGGACCACGTCCCCGGCGTCCGACGCCGAGGCGCCGCTGCACCTGGTGTTCCACCTCGCGCGCGCGGGCTGGCTCCGCTGGTACGACGAGCTGCCGACGACCGTGCTGCGCCCGGGCAAGTCGCCGATCGCGCTGCGCGTGCGCCTCGACGACGGCGCGGGCTTCGACCTCACCGAAGCCGGCACCAAGAAGTCCCTGGCCGTCTACGTCGTCCGCGACCCGGGCGAGGTTCCGGGCATCGCGCGGCTCGGCCCCGACCCCATGGCCGACGCGTTCACCGAGCACGACTTCGCCGGCATCCTCGCCGGGCGGCGCACGCAGCTCAAGGGCCTGCTGCGCGACCAGTCGGTGCTCGCGGGCATCGGCAACGCCTACTCCGACGAGATCCTGCACGCGGCGAAGATGTCGCCCTACAAGCTCGCGTCGGCGCTCGACGCCGAGGAGGTCTCGCGACTGTATGCGGCGATGCGCGACACCTTGCGCGAGGCGCTCGACGAGGCATCCGGCAAGCCCGCGGCCGAGCTCAAGGATGCCAAGCGCCGGCGACTGCGCGTACACGGCCGCATGGGCGAGGCGTGCCCCGTCTGCGGCGACACCATCCGGCAGGTCGAGTTCCACGATTCGACGTTCCAGTACTGCCCCACGTGCCAGACCGGCGGCAAGCCGCTCGCCGACCGGGTGCGCTCGCGCCTGCTGAAGTAG
- a CDS encoding DUF7882 family protein has protein sequence MGSLHLGRIVRIDLPDDVLAHVHAVIIAKLRVHEPVLVGWTEPDGRHDEVLVNPSMPVVIRYDVDEERTLDRRWLNRLMISANAVQGLQLRPDVVEALRAIEGEAAGAAPASPSAG, from the coding sequence TTGGGATCGCTCCACCTCGGCCGCATCGTGCGGATCGACCTCCCCGATGACGTGCTCGCGCACGTGCACGCCGTCATCATCGCCAAGCTGCGCGTGCACGAGCCCGTGCTCGTCGGCTGGACCGAGCCGGACGGCCGCCACGACGAGGTGCTCGTGAACCCGTCGATGCCCGTCGTCATCAGGTACGACGTCGACGAGGAGCGCACGCTCGACCGGCGCTGGCTGAATCGCCTCATGATCTCGGCCAACGCCGTGCAGGGCCTGCAGCTGCGGCCGGATGTCGTCGAGGCGCTTCGCGCGATCGAGGGCGAGGCCGCGGGCGCCGCGCCGGCGTCCCCGTCGGCCGGCTGA
- a CDS encoding MarR family winged helix-turn-helix transcriptional regulator, producing MTDPLELDRQLCFALAATSREVVRLYRPSLEPLGLTHPQYLVLLALWERSPQRLREVAERLYLEPPTVSPLIGRLEAAGLVTRSRSASDERAVDIALTEAGIALRERALAVPGEVVARLGYSIERLERLRDELTSLLDAAHGAN from the coding sequence ATGACGGATCCGCTCGAGCTCGATCGGCAGCTCTGCTTCGCCCTCGCGGCGACCAGTCGCGAGGTCGTGCGGCTGTACCGGCCGTCGCTCGAGCCCCTGGGCCTGACGCATCCCCAGTACCTCGTGCTGCTCGCGCTCTGGGAGCGCAGCCCGCAGCGACTGCGGGAGGTCGCCGAACGCCTCTACCTCGAGCCGCCGACCGTGAGCCCCCTGATCGGGCGGCTCGAGGCGGCCGGGCTCGTGACGCGCTCGCGCAGTGCGAGCGACGAGCGCGCGGTCGACATCGCGCTCACCGAGGCCGGCATCGCGCTGCGCGAGCGTGCGCTCGCCGTGCCCGGCGAGGTCGTCGCGCGGCTCGGCTACTCCATCGAGCGTCTCGAGCGCCTGCGCGACGAGCTGACCTCGCTGCTCGACGCCGCCCACGGCGCGAACTGA
- a CDS encoding 1-acyl-sn-glycerol-3-phosphate acyltransferase produces MLRRLVSRVYWACSRWTLAGEPAPQRPSVLIGAPHTSNWDFVLMLGIAWHYGIDIRWLGKRGLFAGWRGPIMRRLGGIPVDRSDPSRVVAEVVEHMRAGEVFSLVVTPDGTRGANEYWKSGFYRIARETGLPVTLGFVDRTTMTTGLGPTFELTGDVPADMSRIRAFYADKAGLRPHLRTEPRLRSEVDAEDAAA; encoded by the coding sequence ATGCTCCGACGACTCGTCTCCCGCGTCTACTGGGCCTGCAGCAGGTGGACGCTCGCGGGCGAGCCCGCGCCGCAGCGCCCCTCCGTGCTGATCGGCGCCCCGCACACCTCGAACTGGGATTTCGTGCTCATGCTCGGCATCGCGTGGCACTACGGCATCGACATCCGCTGGCTCGGCAAGAGGGGCCTGTTCGCCGGATGGCGCGGCCCCATCATGCGCCGGCTCGGCGGCATCCCGGTCGACCGTTCCGACCCGAGCCGGGTGGTCGCCGAGGTCGTCGAGCACATGCGCGCCGGCGAGGTGTTCAGCCTCGTGGTGACGCCCGACGGCACGCGCGGCGCGAATGAGTACTGGAAGTCGGGTTTCTATCGGATCGCCCGCGAGACCGGCCTGCCCGTCACGCTCGGCTTCGTCGATCGCACCACGATGACGACGGGTCTCGGCCCGACCTTCGAGCTGACCGGCGACGTGCCGGCCGACATGAGCCGCATCCGCGCGTTCTACGCCGACAAGGCCGGCCTGCGGCCGCACCTGCGCACCGAGCCGCGCCTGAGGTCGGAGGTCGACGCCGAGGACGCCGCCGCCTAG
- a CDS encoding dodecin, translating to MTDHVYRVTEIVGSSPEGTDTAIRNAIARATATLRHVDWFEVISTRGVVADGDISHFQVTLKVGFRLDD from the coding sequence ATGACCGATCACGTCTACCGCGTCACCGAGATCGTCGGGAGTTCGCCCGAGGGCACCGACACCGCGATCCGCAATGCGATCGCGAGGGCCACGGCCACGCTGCGCCACGTCGACTGGTTCGAGGTGATCTCGACGCGCGGCGTGGTCGCCGACGGCGACATCTCGCACTTCCAGGTGACGCTGAAGGTCGGCTTCCGGCTCGACGACTAG
- a CDS encoding RNA polymerase sigma factor, producing the protein MRIASTAADAEFTEEVAMPDDAAAPPATGEDLAWFTVVVHEHSTAIVKYFARRGPRQDAEDLAADVFATAWRRRDDIPRAAVLPWLYRTAGFTLANHRRKLVDLPVAEVPETDATRVGDDPELSALFDAELRGALQSVGERDRRILLLHAWEGLDGEELAQVLGISRSGADAALSRARARLREAWGERLSF; encoded by the coding sequence GTGAGGATCGCCAGCACCGCCGCAGACGCCGAGTTCACCGAGGAGGTGGCGATGCCCGACGATGCGGCCGCGCCGCCCGCGACGGGCGAGGATCTCGCGTGGTTCACCGTCGTCGTCCACGAGCACTCGACCGCGATCGTGAAGTACTTCGCGCGGCGCGGGCCGCGACAGGATGCCGAGGACCTCGCCGCCGACGTGTTCGCGACCGCATGGCGTCGCCGCGACGACATCCCGCGCGCGGCCGTGCTGCCGTGGCTCTACCGCACGGCGGGGTTCACGCTCGCCAATCATCGGCGCAAGCTCGTCGACCTCCCGGTGGCCGAGGTGCCCGAGACCGACGCGACGCGGGTCGGCGACGATCCCGAGCTCAGCGCGCTCTTCGACGCCGAGCTGCGCGGCGCGCTCCAGAGCGTCGGCGAGCGGGACCGCCGCATCCTGCTGCTGCACGCCTGGGAGGGCCTCGACGGCGAGGAGCTCGCGCAGGTGCTCGGCATCTCGCGGTCGGGGGCGGATGCCGCGCTCTCGCGTGCTCGCGCGCGACTGCGCGAGGCCTGGGGCGAGCGGCTCTCGTTCTGA
- a CDS encoding DUF952 domain-containing protein, giving the protein MRVLHVAEADLWMRALEAGGYRGSTRGLDLAQVGFVHASTARQLPAVVAGLYADASLEDQVVLVIDVPTCESSGSPVRWEVPEDSAQPFPHIYGPVPVSAVVAVLRMRRGADGRVTMPVLDGLDVLEAPPAR; this is encoded by the coding sequence ATGCGGGTCCTGCACGTGGCGGAGGCCGACCTCTGGATGCGCGCGCTGGAAGCGGGCGGCTACCGGGGCTCGACGCGCGGCCTCGACCTGGCGCAGGTGGGATTCGTGCACGCCTCGACGGCTCGGCAGCTGCCGGCCGTCGTCGCCGGGCTGTATGCGGACGCCTCGCTCGAGGACCAGGTGGTCCTGGTCATCGACGTCCCGACGTGCGAGTCGAGCGGCTCCCCCGTGCGTTGGGAGGTGCCGGAGGACTCCGCCCAGCCCTTTCCCCACATCTACGGCCCCGTCCCCGTCTCGGCGGTCGTCGCGGTCCTGCGGATGCGTCGTGGCGCCGACGGGCGCGTCACCATGCCCGTGCTCGACGGGCTGGATGTCCTCGAGGCCCCTCCCGCGCGCTGA
- the ychF gene encoding redox-regulated ATPase YchF has protein sequence MALTIGIVGLPNVGKSTLFNALTKNTVLAANYPFATIEPNVGVVNLPDPRLETLAKIFGSERILPAAVSFVDIAGIVKGASEGEGLGNKFLANIREADAIAQVVRGFEDSDVVHVEGVVDPKNDMETINAELILADLETLERAITRYEKEVKGKKLDPSVLAAAKEAQDVLQRGTPLSASKVDVSPIAELGLLTAKPFIYVFNVDEAVLTDAARKAELAALVAPAEAVFLDAKIESELIDLDPEDAAELLASTGQEESGLDQLARVGFDTLGLQTYLTAGPKESRAWTIRKGWKAPQAAGVIHTDFEKGFIKAEVISFDDLVAAGSVAEARAKGKARMEGKDYVMQDGDVVEFRFNV, from the coding sequence GTGGCACTCACCATCGGAATCGTCGGCCTCCCCAACGTCGGCAAGTCGACCCTCTTCAACGCCCTCACCAAGAACACGGTGCTCGCGGCGAACTACCCGTTCGCGACCATCGAGCCCAACGTGGGCGTAGTGAACTTGCCCGACCCCCGGCTCGAGACGCTCGCGAAGATCTTCGGCTCGGAGCGCATCCTCCCCGCGGCCGTGTCGTTCGTCGACATCGCGGGCATCGTCAAGGGCGCCTCGGAGGGCGAGGGGCTCGGCAACAAGTTCCTCGCGAACATCCGCGAGGCCGACGCGATCGCCCAGGTCGTGCGCGGCTTCGAGGACTCCGACGTCGTGCACGTCGAGGGCGTCGTCGACCCCAAGAACGACATGGAGACGATCAACGCCGAGCTGATCCTCGCCGACCTCGAGACCCTCGAGCGCGCCATCACGCGCTACGAGAAGGAGGTCAAGGGCAAGAAGCTCGACCCGTCGGTGCTGGCCGCCGCGAAGGAGGCGCAGGACGTGCTGCAGCGCGGCACGCCGCTCTCGGCGTCGAAGGTCGACGTGTCGCCCATCGCCGAGCTCGGCCTGCTCACCGCGAAGCCCTTCATCTACGTCTTCAACGTCGACGAGGCGGTGCTGACGGATGCCGCGCGCAAGGCCGAGCTCGCCGCCCTCGTCGCACCGGCCGAGGCGGTCTTCCTCGACGCGAAGATCGAGTCGGAGCTCATCGACCTCGACCCCGAGGACGCCGCCGAGCTGCTCGCGTCGACGGGCCAGGAGGAGTCGGGCCTCGACCAGCTCGCGCGCGTCGGCTTCGACACGCTCGGCCTGCAGACCTACCTCACCGCGGGCCCCAAGGAGTCGCGCGCCTGGACCATCCGCAAGGGCTGGAAGGCGCCGCAGGCCGCGGGCGTCATCCATACCGACTTCGAGAAGGGCTTCATCAAGGCCGAGGTCATCTCATTCGACGACCTCGTCGCGGCCGGTTCGGTCGCCGAGGCCCGCGCCAAGGGCAAGGCGCGCATGGAGGGCAAGGACTACGTCATGCAGGACGGCGACGTGGTGGAGTTCCGCTTCAACGTCTGA
- a CDS encoding alpha/beta fold hydrolase: MTPPALNVLERGSGTPLLALHGFPVDHRLMSGCLEPVFDADEPIRRIYPDLPGLGASPGDGVSSTRDVLDRVDAFVDESIGDEPFLLVGESYGGYLSRALVQRRREQVLGLALVCPSVVADAAGRRLPARVVRRPDPDLVAGLEPAEAAEYTDVAVVESPETLDRFRAEVAPGLASGDPDAIARIRAAYGLDEPIEQGAPYTAPTLVLAGRQDWIVGYLDQWDLVERYPAATFAVLDVAGHNLQFERPELFRALVRDWLDRVASEPRR; this comes from the coding sequence GTGACCCCTCCCGCCCTCAACGTGCTCGAGCGCGGCTCGGGCACTCCCCTGCTCGCCCTGCACGGGTTCCCCGTCGATCATCGGCTGATGAGCGGATGCCTCGAGCCGGTCTTCGACGCCGACGAGCCGATCCGTCGCATCTACCCCGACCTGCCCGGGCTCGGCGCCTCGCCGGGCGACGGCGTCTCGAGCACGCGCGACGTGCTCGATCGCGTCGACGCGTTCGTCGACGAGTCGATCGGCGACGAGCCGTTCCTGCTGGTGGGCGAGTCGTACGGCGGGTACCTCTCGCGGGCGCTCGTGCAGCGGCGACGCGAGCAGGTGCTCGGGCTCGCGCTCGTCTGCCCGTCGGTCGTCGCCGACGCGGCGGGTCGCCGCCTGCCGGCGCGCGTCGTGCGTCGTCCCGATCCCGACCTGGTCGCGGGGCTGGAGCCGGCCGAGGCGGCCGAGTACACGGATGTCGCGGTCGTCGAATCTCCCGAGACCCTCGACCGGTTCCGCGCCGAGGTCGCGCCCGGCCTCGCCTCGGGCGATCCCGACGCGATCGCGCGCATCCGCGCCGCGTACGGGCTCGACGAGCCGATCGAGCAGGGCGCGCCGTACACCGCCCCGACGCTCGTGCTGGCGGGCCGCCAGGACTGGATCGTCGGCTATCTCGACCAGTGGGATCTCGTCGAGCGCTACCCCGCGGCGACCTTCGCCGTGCTCGACGTCGCCGGGCACAACCTGCAGTTCGAGCGGCCCGAGCTATTCCGGGCGCTCGTCCGCGACTGGCTCGACCGGGTCGCGAGCGAGCCTCGCAGGTGA
- a CDS encoding DMT family transporter, whose translation MTRGRVYLFLALANLFWAGNYVFGEMVTREISPISLTFLRWAFAALPLLALAWVVERPDWRVALREWKLHLLQSLLGLTGYTLLLYAGLGLTGAVNAAVLSAVNPATIALGAAIFLRERLTRVQVAGLVIAFAGVTVVLTGGDLGLLVAQGFGAGDLLVIGSVLAWTVYSLIARRLVTPPITATSVQAVFAVVTMLPVVAIAGLSLPSSPAGALGLAYIVLFPSMAGYALWNIGAARVGPSRAGIFLNLLPVFTVLIALAFGATIELPALIGGAVVIVGVYLTLRPPSARRGRDRATSDGASPARLARDPVEPVADERPE comes from the coding sequence ATGACGCGCGGCCGGGTGTACCTGTTCCTCGCGCTCGCCAACCTGTTCTGGGCCGGCAACTACGTGTTCGGCGAGATGGTGACGCGCGAGATCTCCCCGATCTCGCTGACGTTTCTGCGATGGGCGTTCGCGGCGCTGCCGCTCCTGGCCCTCGCCTGGGTCGTCGAGCGCCCCGACTGGCGCGTCGCGCTCCGCGAATGGAAGCTGCACCTGCTGCAATCGCTGCTCGGCCTCACGGGATACACCCTGCTGCTCTACGCCGGGCTCGGGCTCACCGGGGCCGTCAACGCGGCGGTGCTCAGCGCGGTGAACCCCGCAACAATCGCGCTCGGGGCCGCGATCTTCCTGCGCGAGCGGCTGACGCGCGTGCAGGTCGCCGGGCTCGTCATCGCCTTCGCGGGTGTCACCGTCGTGCTCACGGGCGGCGACCTCGGCCTGCTCGTCGCGCAGGGCTTCGGCGCGGGCGACCTGCTCGTGATCGGATCGGTGCTCGCGTGGACGGTCTACTCGCTCATCGCGCGCCGGCTCGTCACACCGCCGATCACCGCGACGTCGGTGCAGGCCGTGTTCGCGGTCGTCACGATGCTGCCGGTCGTGGCGATCGCCGGCCTGTCACTGCCGTCCTCGCCCGCCGGAGCACTCGGCCTGGCGTACATCGTGCTCTTCCCGTCGATGGCCGGCTATGCGCTCTGGAACATCGGCGCCGCCCGCGTCGGGCCGTCGCGCGCGGGCATCTTCCTGAACCTCCTGCCCGTGTTCACGGTGCTGATCGCGCTCGCGTTCGGTGCGACGATCGAGCTCCCGGCCCTCATCGGCGGTGCGGTCGTGATCGTGGGCGTGTACCTGACGCTGCGTCCTCCCTCCGCCCGCCGGGGCCGCGACCGGGCGACGAGCGACGGCGCGTCACCTGCGAGGCTCGCTCGCGACCCGGTCGAGCCAGTCGCGGACGAGCGCCCGGAATAG